A single genomic interval of Lathyrus oleraceus cultivar Zhongwan6 chromosome 7, CAAS_Psat_ZW6_1.0, whole genome shotgun sequence harbors:
- the LOC127107722 gene encoding ethylene-overproduction protein 1: MQHNIFASMRSLKIMDGCKGSQVYSIHNPSSTATAGSGTAGGGIGEKLLQQLHDHIKSQTFRSKSVRVFQSPNRTSSEVVVEGSGSLLPYGLPMSDILEPKIDPVLRPVNLVERLTGLYNKIENCSEFDRSEVYLEHCSVFKGLSDAKLFRQSLRSARQHAVNVHTKVVLASWLRYERREDELVGWSSMDCCGRNIECPKATLVANGYDPELVFDVCCCSRDCEDEGDGGDEDEDEEDFMTFVGQQCSTSYEDDEDWDMSFCIDDDEIRCCRFNMASLSIPFKTMLYGEFVESRREKINFSRNEFSVEVMKAAEVFSRTKSLSTIKPNVVLELLSLANRFCCEEMKCACDVHLASLVCELEDASLLIEYGLEETAYLLVGACLQIFLRELPGSMQCLSFVKLFCSPVGRDRLAMAGHASFMLYYFLSQVAMEEEMRSNTTVMLLERLVECAKDGWEKQQAFHQLGVVMFERKEYKDAQHWFESAVEAGHVYSLVGVARAKYKRGHTYAAYKLMNSLINDYKPVGWMYQERSLYCIGKEKMMDLISATELDPTLSFPYKYRAVSLLEENRIGPAITEINKIIGFKVSPDCLELRAWFLIAMEEYEAALRDVRAILTLDPNYMMFYGNMHGNHLVQLLGPVVQQYNQADCWMQLYDRWSSVDDIGSLAVVHQMLENDPGKSLLCFRQSLLLLRLNCQKAAMRSLRQARNHSTSDHERLVYEGWILYDTGHREEALAKAEESISIQRSFEAYFLKAYALADTSLDSESSKYVIHLLEEALRCPSDGLRKGQALNNLGSVYVDCDKLDLAADCYMNALNIKHTRAHQGLARVYHLKNHRKAAYDEMTKLIEKAWNSSSAYEKRSEYCDRDMAKSDLSLATQLDPLRTYPYRYRAAVLMDDHKEAEAIEELSKAIEFKPDLQLLHLRAAFYDSMNDFASTVRDCEAALCLDPGHAETLELCNKARERIKEQK; encoded by the exons atgcAGCACAATATATTTGCTTCAATGCGTAGTTTAAAGATCATGGACGGTTGCAAAGGCTCTCAGGTTTACTCTATCCACAACCCTTCTTCCACCGCCACCGCCGGTTCCGGAACCGCCGGTGGAGGAATTGGTGAAAAGCTTCTTCAACAGCTTCACGATCATATTAAAAGTCAAACGTTTCGAAGCAAATCAGTTCGTGTTTTTCAATCACCTAATCGGACATCATCCGAGGTTGTCGTTGAAGGTTCAGGTTCTCTTCTTCCTTATGGACTTCCTATGTCAGACATTTTGGAGCCCAAAATTGATCCAGTTTTGAGGCCGGTTAATTTGGTTGAAAGGTTGACTGGTTTGTATAATAAGATTGAGAATTGTTCGGAGTTTGATAGGTCTGAGGTTTATTTGGAGCATTGTTCGGTTTTTAAGGGGTTGTCTGATGCGAAATTGTTTCGCCAGAGTTTGAGGTCAGCACGGCAGCATGCTGTGAATGTACATACGAAAGTCGTGCTGGCCTCGTGGCTCCGATATGAGAGGAGGGAGGACGAGCTGGTTGGCTGGTCTTCGATGGATTGTTGTGGTAGGAATATTGAATGTCCTAAGGCTACTTTGGTGGCAAATGGGTATGATCCCGAGTTGGTTTTTGATGTTTGTTGTTGTTCTCGTGATTGTGAGGATGAGGGCGACGGCGGGGACGAGGATGAGGATGAGGAGGATTTTATGACATTTGTTGGTCAACAATGTTCTACCTCGTatgaggatgatgaagattgGGATATGTCGTTTTGTATTGATGATGATGAGATTAGGTGTTGTAGATTCAATATGGCTTCGCTTTCGATCCCGTTTAAGACAATGTTGTACGGTGAATTCGTAGAATCAAGGAGGGAGAAGATAAATTTTTCAAGGAATGAGTTTTCTGTTGAGGTAATGAAGGCGGCCGAGGTTTTTAGTAGGACTAAAAGTTTGAGCACGATCAAACCTAATGTAGTCTTAGAGTTGCTTTCTTTGGCGAACCGGTTTTGTTGTGAGGAGATGAAGTGTGCTTGCGACGTGCATTTGGCGTCGCTTGTTTGTGAGTTGGAAGACGCCTCGTTGCTCATTGAGTATGGGCTTGAAGAGACGGCGTACCTTTTGGTTGGGGCTTGCTTGCAGATTTTTCTGAGGGAGCTACCCGGTTCGATGCAGTGTTTGAGTTTTGTGAAATTGTTTTGTAGTCCGGTCGGTAGGGATAGGCTTGCTATGGCAGGGCATGCGTCGTTCATGCTTTATTATTTCTTGAGTCAGGTTGCCATGGAGGAAGAGATGAGGTCAAACACAACCGTGATGCTGTTGGAGAGATTAGTCGAGTGTGCAAAAGACGGATGGGAGAAGCAACAAGCATTTCATCAATTAGGTGTTGTTATGTTTGAGAGAAAAGAATACAAAGATGCACAACATTGGTTTGAGTCAGCGGTGGAGGCAGGTCATGTTTATTCTTTAGTTGGAGTTGCGAGGGCGAAATACAAACGAGGTCATACATATGCGGCGTATAAGTTGATGAACTCGCTTATCAATGATTATAAACCTGTTGGATGGATGTATCAGGAAAGATCTTTGTATTGCATTGGGAAGGAGAAAATGATGGACTTGATCTCTGCAACCGAATTAGATCCAACGCTTTCGTTTCCTTACAAATACCGAGCTGTTTCTTTACTAGAGGAGAACAGGATTGGACCTGCCATTAcagaaataaacaaaataatcGGTTTCAAAGTTTCTCCTGACTGCCTTGAATTGAGGGCTTGGTTCTTAATAGCCATGGAAGAGTACGAAGCAGCACTTAGAGATGTTCGGGCTATTTTGACATTGGATCCGAATTATATGATGTTCTACGGGAATATGCATGGCAATCACTTGGTACAACTACTCGGTCCTGTTGTTCAACAGTACAATCAGGCTGATTGCTGGATGCAATTGTACGACCGGTGGTCCTCTGTTGACGATATTGGTTCGTTGGCTGTTGTACACCAGATGTTGGAAAACGATCCAGGGAAAAGCCTTTTGTGTTTTCGGCAATCTCTCCTTTTGTTACG GCTAAATTGTCAAAAAGCAGCGATGCGTAGTTTGCGGCAGGCTAGAAATCATTCGACTTCTGACCATGAAAGGCTTGTCTATGAAGGATGGATACTCTACGACACCGGTCATCGTGAAGAAGCGTTAGCAAAGGCCGAGGAGTCCATTTCTATTCAAAGATCATTTGAAGCTTACTTTCTCAAAGCTTATGCATTAGCCGACACAAGTCTCGATTCGGAGTCCTCGAAGTATGTTATCCATCTCTTGGAGGAAGCTCTTAGATGTCCTTCAGACGGTCTTCGGAAAGGACAA GCACTAAATAATCTTGGAAGCGTCTACGTAGATTGTGATAAATTGGACCTTGCAGCTGACTGCTATATGAATGCACTCAACATCAAGCATACGAGAGCACATCAGGGCCTGGCACGTGTATATCATCTTAAAAATCACCGCAAAGCCGCATACGATGAAATGACAAAGCTAATAGAAAAGGCTTGGAACAGCTCATCGGCTTACGAGAAACGGTCGGAATATTGTGATCGTGACATGGCAAAGAGTGATCTTAGCCTGGCAACCCAGTTGGATCCTCTAAGGACTTATCCTTACAGATATAGGGCAGCAG TTTTAATGGATGATCATAAGGAAGCAGAAGCAATTGAGGAACTTTCAAAAGCCATTGAATTCAAGCCAGATCTGCAACTCTTACATCTTAGAGCAGCGTTTTACGATTCAATGAATGATTTCGCTTCTACTGTCCGAGACTGTGAAGCAGCCCTTTGTCTTGATCCTGGCCACGCCGAGACTCTTGAGCTTTGTAATAAAGCACGGGAGCGGATTAAGGAACAAAAGTGA